One window of the Actinomyces procaprae genome contains the following:
- a CDS encoding phosphoglyceromutase, whose protein sequence is MAYTLVLLRHGESEWNAKNLFTGWVDVALSEKGRAEAVHGGELLKEAGVLPDKLFTSTLRRAIMTANLSLDAADRHWIPVERHWRLNERHYGALQGKNKKEIRDQYGDEQFMLWRRSYDVPPPAIELGSEFSQDADPRYAGEPIPATECLKDVLERLLPYWEETIVPEIKTGKTVMIAAHGNSLRAIVKHLDEISDDDIAGVNIPTGIPLVYELDEETLKPIKKGGRYLDPDAEAKIAAVANQGK, encoded by the coding sequence ATGGCTTACACCCTTGTGCTGCTCCGCCACGGCGAGAGCGAATGGAACGCTAAGAACCTGTTCACCGGCTGGGTGGACGTCGCGCTGTCTGAGAAGGGGCGTGCCGAGGCCGTCCACGGCGGTGAACTCCTCAAGGAGGCCGGCGTCCTGCCCGACAAGCTATTCACCTCCACGCTGCGGCGCGCCATCATGACCGCGAACCTGTCCCTGGACGCGGCCGACCGCCACTGGATCCCGGTGGAGCGGCACTGGCGGCTCAACGAGCGCCACTACGGCGCTCTCCAGGGCAAGAACAAGAAGGAGATCCGCGACCAGTACGGTGACGAGCAGTTCATGCTGTGGCGCCGCTCCTACGACGTTCCGCCGCCGGCCATTGAGCTCGGCTCGGAGTTCTCCCAGGACGCCGATCCGCGCTACGCCGGCGAGCCGATTCCCGCCACCGAGTGCCTGAAGGACGTCCTGGAGCGGCTGCTGCCGTACTGGGAGGAGACCATCGTCCCGGAGATCAAGACGGGCAAGACGGTCATGATCGCCGCTCACGGCAACTCTCTGCGTGCCATCGTCAAGCACCTCGATGAGATCTCCGACGACGACATCGCCGGTGTCAACATTCCCACCGGCATTCCGCTCGTCTACGAGCTCGATGAGGAGACCCTCAAGCCCATCAAGAAGGGTGGTCGCTACCTGGACCCCGACGCCGAGGCGAAGATCGCCGCGGTCGCGAACCAGGGCAAGTGA
- the phoU gene encoding phosphate signaling complex protein PhoU yields the protein MRDIFNQELKQLGTDLASMAAQVATAIERAAESLRTGDIIVAEQVIDADERINDLQRDIDDMCVMLLARQQPVDRDLRNVISALRMAQTLERQGDLARHVAAIARGRYPLPPAPEPIFGLMVKMADAAVQAGRDVRTLIDTQDLELAAEIQRRDAELDALHRQSFQMILDPEIELTRQQVVDAVLMGRFLERFGDHSTSVARRMAYLVSGITVPGPNES from the coding sequence GTGCGCGACATCTTCAACCAGGAGCTGAAACAGCTGGGAACCGACCTGGCGTCAATGGCGGCGCAGGTGGCCACCGCCATTGAGCGTGCCGCCGAGTCCCTGCGCACCGGGGACATCATCGTCGCCGAGCAGGTGATCGACGCCGATGAGCGCATCAACGACCTCCAACGCGACATCGACGACATGTGCGTCATGCTGCTCGCGCGTCAGCAGCCCGTGGACCGCGACCTGCGCAACGTCATCTCCGCACTACGCATGGCCCAGACCCTGGAACGGCAGGGGGACCTCGCCCGCCACGTCGCGGCCATCGCCCGGGGACGCTACCCGCTCCCGCCGGCGCCAGAGCCGATCTTCGGCCTCATGGTGAAAATGGCTGACGCGGCGGTGCAGGCCGGCCGCGATGTGCGCACCCTGATCGACACCCAGGACCTGGAGCTCGCCGCTGAGATCCAGCGCCGCGACGCCGAGCTGGATGCGCTGCACCGGCAGTCCTTCCAGATGATCCTCGACCCGGAAATCGAGCTCACCCGTCAGCAAGTCGTCGATGCAGTACTCATGGGGCGCTTCCTGGAACGATTCGGCGATCACTCGACGTCGGTCGCTCGCCGCATGGCCTACCTGGTCTCGGGCATTACCGTGCCCGGCCCGAATGAGTCCTGA